From one Maritimibacter sp. DP1N21-5 genomic stretch:
- a CDS encoding hemin-degrading factor, with the protein MAVLASLSPREIRAALTENTTLRARDLAEKLCISEAELVAAQVGHGAVRVSAHPDDIMGAAPALGEVMALTRTPSVVHEKVGTYGNYQSGQHASMVLNDAIDLRIFPQHWVHAFATETVGENGPKRSIQVFDAAGDAVHKIHLRDASNHDHWDSVIAHLATGDQTDQIVVAPRVAPTAPIERPEKTDALRSEWDRMTDTHQFMLLTKKLKMNRLGAYRVAGAPYVRKLTTDAVDRLLPELADREVPVMVFVGNHGCIQIHAGPILQTKVMGPWMNVMDPGFNLHLRSDHIAEVYEVRKPTKRGMAISVEAFDADGGIILQIFGLRKDGEDHVPAYVDILRDLPDAEVAS; encoded by the coding sequence ATGGCGGTTCTGGCTTCGCTGTCGCCGCGCGAGATACGCGCCGCGCTGACCGAAAACACCACGTTGCGCGCGCGCGATCTCGCCGAAAAACTCTGCATCTCGGAGGCCGAGCTCGTTGCCGCCCAGGTCGGGCACGGCGCGGTCCGTGTCTCCGCGCATCCGGACGACATCATGGGCGCGGCCCCCGCTCTGGGCGAAGTCATGGCCCTGACCCGGACGCCGTCGGTGGTGCATGAGAAGGTCGGGACCTATGGCAACTACCAGTCAGGCCAACATGCGAGCATGGTCCTGAACGACGCCATCGACCTGCGCATCTTTCCGCAGCATTGGGTCCACGCATTCGCCACTGAGACCGTTGGAGAAAACGGCCCGAAGCGGTCGATCCAGGTCTTCGACGCGGCCGGCGACGCCGTTCACAAGATCCACCTGCGCGACGCCTCGAACCACGATCATTGGGACAGCGTGATCGCGCACCTGGCGACGGGGGACCAGACCGACCAGATCGTCGTCGCGCCGCGTGTCGCCCCGACCGCCCCCATCGAACGCCCTGAAAAGACCGATGCCCTGCGCTCCGAGTGGGACCGGATGACCGACACGCACCAGTTCATGTTGCTGACGAAGAAGCTGAAGATGAACCGGCTCGGGGCCTACCGCGTGGCAGGCGCGCCCTATGTGCGGAAACTGACGACCGATGCCGTCGACCGCCTGCTTCCCGAACTGGCGGACAGGGAAGTCCCGGTCATGGTCTTCGTCGGCAACCACGGCTGCATCCAAATCCACGCAGGGCCCATCCTTCAGACGAAGGTGATGGGACCCTGGATGAACGTCATGGACCCGGGCTTCAACCTGCACCTCAGATCCGACCACATCGCAGAGGTCTATGAGGTGCGCAAACCGACCAAGCGCGGCATGGCGATTTCGGTCGAGGCCTTCGATGCGGACGGCGGGATCATCCTCCAGATTTTCGGATTACGGAAGGACGGCGAGGATCATGTCCCGGCCTATGTCGACATCCTGCGCGACCTTCCCGATGCCGAGGTGGCCTCATGA